A window of Cottoperca gobio chromosome 16, fCotGob3.1, whole genome shotgun sequence contains these coding sequences:
- the LOC115021702 gene encoding protein S100-A16, which yields MESAIKTVVTTFLSSTRGKENLDGGGFQKLVKKQLGGLMQDTNCSSAIKEMQQGLDANNDGKVSFQEYLTLIGYLASSLSQSKSGSTAEAP from the exons ATGGAGTCAGCCATTAAGACGGTGGTGACCACGTTTCTTAGTTCTACCAGGGGGAAGGAAAACCTAGACGGGGGTGGCTTCCAGAAACTGGTAAAGAAACAGCTTGGTGGCCTCATGCAG GATACCAACTGCTCCTCTGCCATTAAGGAGATGCAGCAGGGATTGGATGCGAACAATGATGGAAAAGTCAGCTTCCAGGAATACCTCACTCTGATTGGTTACCTGGCCAGCTCCCTCAGTCAGAGCAAGAGTGGATCCACTGCAGAGGCACCATAG
- the s100t gene encoding S100 calcium binding protein T yields the protein MSLPNSENATTLENAMQLLIQTFHKYSGNEGDKYTLSRAELKEMLTAELGNYLGNAQDKEAVDKVMGDLDSNNDGEVDFTEFIILVGALTVACNDFFLEFNDKPEKK from the exons ATGTCATTGCCCAACTCAGAGAACGCCACCACCCTGGAGAACGCCATGCAGCTCTTGATCCAGACCTTCCATAAGTACTCTGGGAACGAGGGGGACAAATACACACTGAGCAGGGCTGAGCTCAAAGAGATGCTTACCGCAGAGCTCGGCAACTACCTGGGG AACGCCCAGGATAAGGAGGCGGTGGATAAGGTAATGGGAGACCTGGATTCCAACAACGACGGTGAGGTAGATTTCACCGAGTTCATCATACTGGTCGGAGCTCTTACCGTGGCCTGTAACGACTTCTTCCTGGAGTTCAACGACAAACCAGAGAAGAAGTGA
- the chrnb2 gene encoding neuronal acetylcholine receptor subunit beta-2, whose protein sequence is MMMDAWPPLLLLALLAIAGGGLGADTEERLVEHLLNPAHYNKLIRPATNGSELVTVQLMVSLAQLISVHEREQVMTTNVWLTQEWQDYRLTWVPEEFDGMMKVRLPSKHIWLPDVVLYNNADGVYEVSFYSNAVVSYDGSIFWLPPAIYKSACKIEVKHFPFDQQNCTLRFRSWTYDRTEIDLVLRADVASMDDFTPSGEWDIIALPGRRNENPADPTYVDITYDFIIRRKPLFYTINLIIPCVLITSLAILVFYLPSDCGEKMTLCISVLLALTVFLLLISKIVPPTSLDVPLVGKYLMFTMVLVTFSIVTSVCVLNVHHRSPTTHTMPPWVKLVFLNKLPALLFMRQPRNSCERQRLRQRRRAQEQKDGGRSGEAGALMVGLGLGNAGGNGAGTTTGVFSKEDNDPCTCYVNRASVKQFGGDLGGAGGGSMDGLNRVREGREGGSGNVPRGKQAAGGPALTQALLAQACPGFEEAVEGVRFIANHMKSEDDDQSVSEDWKYVAMVIDRLFLWIFVFVCVSGTLGMFMQPLFQNYTVKTITSSPG, encoded by the exons ATGATGATGGACGCCTGGCCGCCGCTGCTTCTGCTGGCTCTCCTCGCCATTGCGGGAG GCGGCCTCGGGGCAGACACAGAGGAGCGGTTGGTGGAGCATCTCCTAAACCCTGCCCACTACAACAAACTGATCCGTCCTGCGACTAATGGCTCCGAGCTGGTTACCGTGCAGCTGATGGTGTCGTTGGCCCAGCTCATCAGCGTG CATGAAAGAGAGCAGGTGATGACCACCAATGTCTGGCTAACACAG GAGTGGCAGGACTATCGTCTGACTTGGGTCCCTGAGGAGTTTGATGGGATGATGAAGGTCAGGCTGCCCTCAAAACACATCTGGCTGCCTGACGTTGTGCTCTACAACAA TGCTGATGGGGTGTACGAGGTGTCTTTCTACTCTAACGCGGTGGTCTCCTACGATGGCAGTATCTTCTGGTTGCCCCCGGCCATCTACAAGTCAGCCTGTAAGATCGAGGTCAAGCACTTCCCCTTTGACCAGCAGAACTGCACGCTGCGCTTCCGCTCCTGGACTTACGACCGCACCGAGATCGATCTGGTGCTCCGTGCTGACGTGGCCAGCATGGACGACTTCACGCCCAGCGGTGAGTGGGACATCATCGCCCTGCCAGGCAGACGAAACGAGAACCCAGCTGACCCCACCTACGTGGACATAACGTACGACTTCATCATTCGCAGGAAGCCTCTTTTTTACACCATCAACCTAATCATCCCGTGTGTGCTCATCACCTCGCTGGCAATCCTGGTCTTCTACCTGCCCTCTGACTGTGGCGAGAAGATGACGCTCTGCATCTCCGTGCTGCTGGCTCTCACTGTGTTCCTGCTGCTGATCTCCAAGATCGTCCCCCCCACTTCACTGGACGTCCCTCTCGTGGGGAAGTACCTGATGTTCACCATGGTCCTGGTCACTTTCTCTATCGTCACGAGCGTGTGTGTGCTCAACGTACACCACCGCTcgcccaccacacacaccatgccCCCTTGGGTCAAACTGGTGTTCCTCAACAAGCTTCCTGCGTTGCTCTTCATGCGCCAGCCCAGGAACAGCTGCGAGCGCCAGCGGCTGCGCCAGAGAAGGAGGGCCCAGGAGCAGAAAGACGGTGGGCGCAGCGGGGAGGCGGGGGCCCTGATGGTGGGGCTCGGGCTGGGCAACGCTGGCGGGAACGGAGCGGGGACCACCACAGGGGTGTTCAGCAAGGAGGACAATGACCCTTGTACCTGCTATGTGAACCGGGCGTCAGTTAAACAGTTCGGAGGGGATctgggaggagcaggagggggaTCCATGGATGGTCTGAACAGGGTGAGGGAGGGACGGGAAGGGGGCTCTGGAAACGTGCCACGGGGGAAGCAAGCAGCAGGAGGACCTGCTCTGACTCAGGCCCTGCTGGCTCAAGCCTGTCCGGGCTTTGAGGAGGCCGTGGAAGGAGTACGCTTCATCGCCAACCACATGAAGAGTGAGGATGATGATCAGAGT GTAAGCGAGGACTGGAAGTACGTTGCCATGGTGATCGACCGCCTCTTCCTCTggatctttgtgtttgtgtgcgtgtccgGCACACTAGGCATGTTCATGCAGCCGCTCTTCCAGAATTACACAGTCAAGACCATCACCAGCTCGCCAGGCTGA